DNA sequence from the Leptospiraceae bacterium genome:
AAGAAGCCCAACGAATTGCATTAGAAGCACATAATAAGGGTCGAGCTATTTGCTATGAAGGGAGTCATGAAGTCTGCGAAACAGTTGCAGAAAAAATGTCACTACAAAACTTAAGTGTTACAATTGAATAATGTTCTCAGGAGTTCTTTACTGAGATAGGAAGAACTATTCTGAAACTGGTTTTTCCGGTTTCGGAGCTAAACTCTATCTTTCCTTTATGCTTTTCTATGATTCCCTTGACAATGCCCAATCCGAGTCCTGAACCTTCTCCCTGATCTTTTGTTGTGAAAAAAGGATCCCAAATTCTATCCTGAATCTCTATAGGAATTCCACAGCCTGTATCTATTACTTCTACACATACAAAAAGTTCATCAAGCAGATAAGTTTTGATTTCCAGATTCCCCTCTCCTTTCATTGCATGAATTGCATTTTGTATTACATTTGTCCATACCTGGTTAAGTTCATCTATATTACAGAAAACTCTGGGAATATTATCATAAGAGCGAATTACTTTAATACCATGTTTTATTTGGCTGTTCAGAATAATTAAAGTATTTTCAATTCCTTCTACAAGGTCTGCCTCTGCAAAGCTTGCTTGATCCAGATGAGAATAGTATTTTAAAGCTCTCACGATTCGAACAATATTCTTAATAGAATATTTTATATTTTTTTGATTCCTTTGCATACTGGTTACATTTGCAATATATTGAAAAACTTCATTTCCACCCACTTTGACAATATCTACAAGTAATTCATCAATTTCTAATAATTTCTTCTCTATAATGAAATTGCAAATTTCAGTAAGAAGGGGATCTTTCAAATCTTTTTCGGCATGTTTTTCTTTAAGTGCTTTCTTGAATTTAAACTTACTGCGATTATCAATGATTGTTTTATTTTCTGAATTTAAGATTGTATCTAAAAGTTTCTCTACTTTTATTTTTAGCTCTTCATCTTGAAAGAACTTACAGAGTGTGCTAATATTTTTAAAAACATGTTGCATATTTCCTTCGAGATTATCTGCGGAGCCATTGATGACACCGGCAGGTGTATTAATTTCATGTGCAATTCCTGCAACCATAACCCCGAGAGAAGCCATTTTTTCCGACATAACCAATTGCGATTGAGCTTCTTCGAGAGCCCTTGTTCTTTCCTTAACTTTTGTTTCCAAATTTTCTGTCAATTGCGTTAGACGGCTATAGAAGATTGCATTTGATAGGGACATTACTGATATAGATTTTATATCATAAAAACGTTCCAGTTCTATCCTATGAAAATTTAGTTCTGAAATTTTAGAAGAGATACAAAGAATTCCTAATAAGCTATTATTCATGGTAAGAGGAATAACCAGGCTGGCATCTGATTTGGAAAAAAAATCCCTGGCAGGATGTTTAATTTTTTCTAATTCTTCAAAACTCTCAAAATTATCCGGAGAAAATATTCCATCATTATCGGCAAGCCATAGAAGAAAAGGATCGTAAACATAGAAATGATCATCGATTAACTCTGAAGATGGATGGGGACGGAATACGCCCTGCTCTTCATCCCACAAATATAGTTTTGACCAGTTAACATGGAATGTATTTTCAATAAAAGAAGTGATGGTTGTGCAAATTGATGGAATGGAATTCAGTGATAGAAGTTTATCTTTTAGTTTATCAACAGCTGAAAGATAATCCAGTCTATCCCGATTCGAATCCAAAAGAGAACGAATACTTTTTTTTTCCTTGAATCTTCCATAAAACCATAGAAGTATAAATCCTATTGTATTCAAAAGGAAAATAATGCTAACATCTAAAAGAAAATTTCTTGTTTCTTCCGGCCTGGACTGAAATTTATAATTTACAAAATAAAGAGAAAAATATTGGAATATAAAAATACAAATGATAACCAGTACTGGAAACAAAAGGCCCTTCGTATAATGAAAATGGCTTCTCATACAATCACTTCTCCGATAAAAACATTATCCAACCGGCAGCTTATTCTCCCGGATAAATAAATTAATTCAAATCGAATGAGTACTGTCAAAGAAAAATTTATTCTATCGAGGATTTATGGGGCTATCTATGAAATCTACAACCCGCAGTTTGGAAACGTTCACGCAGTATTAAAAGGTAGACTCCGTCTTGGAAGGAGCGAGGAAAGGCATCCCTTTGTTGTAGGAGACAGGATACTGGCAGAGCCCGGTACCGGAGAAGAATGGGTTATACTGGAAAAAGAGGAAAGAAAAAATTTTTTAACCAGAAAAAGTGTGTTTGCTGATACGCATGTTCTCTGTTCAAATGTTGATAATCTTTTAATAATTGCTTCTCTCGAAAGCCCGGTAACCAAGGATAGTTTTATCGATCGTTGTTTGGCGGCGGCTTTCTTTGGGAAAATTCATCCCCTGATTGTATTTAATAAAACAGATCTTGCTAAGAATGCTCTAATAGAGGATAAACAGGAAAAATATAATCATCTTGGTTATGAAGTTTATACCGTATCCTGTCTGGAAGAGGGGAGTATAGAGGTCCTAAAGAATAGGATAGCAGGACAGACAACTTTTTTTGCAGGGAATTCCGGAGTAGGAAAATCATCTCTCTTAAATCTAATATCCGGAATCAAAATACAATCTATTGGAAATGTTAGTATTTCTACACAGAAAGGTAGGCATACGACAACTAATACAAGAGCTATTTTTTTAGAAGAGAATACAATTCTTATTGATTCTCCGGGGATTAAAGAATGGGGACTTTTACACTTACAGGTTCATGAAGCTCTCGAAACATTCCCGGAGTTTTGGTCTTTAAAAGAGGAATGCCAATCGGTTGATTGTTGTAATGGATCTAAACGCTGTGAAATATTGAAGAACAGGGAGGATATTGAAATTTCTCCTGAAAGAAAAAAAAGCCTCGAAGCAATTCTTCAGTCCATACAGAAACCCGGAAAACATAAAACCTCTGTTTATACACGTAAGACCAGAAGATAGTATTGTTTTAAAATAAGAAGTTAATCAATATTCTTAATATACCAGTAATGTGTAATAATTCCCAGAAGAAAACCTATTAGCAAAAAGAAAATTTCTTTATAACTAAAAATCACAGTTTTATTATCATCTTTCGTTTCGAAAAAATTTTTAGCTTCTTCAGAACTTGTTTCTTGAACCATATCAGAAAAAGACCGATTTGTATCCTGAAAAAAGGAACGAATTTCTTCCGGGAGTTCTTCGATACTTCGGTACTCTTTTCCTTTATAAAAAAAACGCTTTGATTTATCCATAATCGTATTGAAAATAAGAATAATTTCTTTACAAGCCTTTTGAACTATGTATTCATTTTTCTTAAACAGATGAGAACCTTATATTTTCTTTTATACTTTATTATCAGCCTTAGTACTGTTCTTTTAGGAAGTGATTGGCCGGATTTACATGAAGGTGACAGGACATATTATGGAAGCGAACGACAGGAAAAGTTTGAACAGGATGGGCTTTTCTGGAAGTTAGAACGCTGGGATAATCATTATTCCAATCAGGTTTTCTGGTTATATAAGTATACCGATTATCCTAAATACCAATCAACAGAGTTATTTCCTTTTTTTTATAAGGAAGAAAGCAAGCTGGATAAAAGAAAAAGTACACGCATCTTCAATTCAGTTTCCACACAGGAAATGGACAGCAATCATTACACTTTCTTTCCTTTCTGGTTTCAGGGTAGAAAAGATAATACGGATAAAACCTATTATTCCTTGATTCCTTTCTTTTATACATCTTCGTACGGTAGTTCAGAAAAAGAAGGCGAGGATTTTAAACTGATTACTCCTCTCGGATACTATCAAAAAACTCCCCGGGAAAAAGATTGGTTTGTTCCTATTATCCCCTTGATTTCCGGAAATCAAAATGAAACTTCAAGTGCTTATCATATTTTTTGGCTAATCAACTTAAATTCCACAAAGCAAGAAGGTTTAAAATCTTTTAATATATTACCCCTGGTTTATTATGGTAAAGAAAATAATGAGCGGTATCAGTCGAGTTATTTTGCCTTTCTTCCTTTGTATTCCAGAATAGAAACAAACGATGATACCGATTTTTTGCACATTTTTCCTCTAAATTTTTATTGGAGAAATACTTCCGAGAAAACGGGTTTATTCTTTCCTTTTTTTTATTATAATAAACAATATGATGAAAAGAAAGAGGTCGTAGGTAATACGTATATAGCTCCTTTTTTTTATAAAGACTCTTATAAAGATCAGGATACTTTTTATTTTTTAAATTACTATAACCATGAAAGATTTGGAAAAGATGCAGAAAAAGATTTATATTTTTTTCCATTTTATTTTTATAATAGTACCCTGACAGGAAATTCCCGGCTTGTTTTTCCTCTTTTTTATCGGGAGTGGAAAAGTGATGGAAGTACTTACTGGAATATTCTCGGATTTATGCACTGGGAAAATGATGTAAATAAAAAATATAACGATTCTACAATATTTCCTTTTTATGTAAAAAGATACGACAAAGAAAAACCTGAAGAGAGAGGTCAGATTTACGGCTTTCCGTATTATATCAGTTGGTCTGAGGAAGAAGAATTTAGCTCTATTCTTCTCTGGTATAGTAATACCGATAAAAAATCAGGAAATTTTTTCAAAATGTTTCTTCCCCTGTATTATAAATGGAAATCCGAAAACTCAGAAGCCAACATTCTTCTTCCTATAAGTCTGGAATACAAAGATAAGGAAAGCAATGAAACCTATGATATGTACTTACTCGGTTTACTGAAAGAGAATAAATCCGGATTTTTGCAACCGGATATGAGTATTGATTTTGGAAAAAAAGAAGGCTTCTGGTATATGGATACAGACATTTCTTTTCTCTATTACTTTGCTCGCTATAGTTCAAGAATAACAGGTAAAAATCCTTTTGCCGGTTATGAATATAACGAAGATGAACTTAAGAAAGCCGAACAGCTTGAGGAAGAGAAAAAAAAGATAGAAGAAAAAAAAGAATTACAAGATCCACTATTCAATGAACTTGCTGAAGAGAGGAGTTCTATAGAAGAAAATAAAGCTGCCTTAAGTAAATATAAAACTATTGATAGAGAGAACTCGCTTTCTTTTAACGGTTTAAACTTATTCTTTGGAATTTTTGCTTATGAAAAAGCGGATACAAAAACGCATACCCGTGTTTTTCCTCTTTATTGGTTAAGTTGGGATGAAACTTCTGAAGATAGAGTGCAGGTAATTCCTCCAATATTTGTTTGGTATAAAGATTTACAAAAAGAATACTACGTTTTCTTTCCATTTTACGGTAAGCAGGAAGAAGGTAAATCCTTTATAAAATCTTACGGACTATTTGCCTATATTGATGAATACGATGAAACTGAAGATAGAAAAGAAATTTCGGTGGTATGGCCTTTTTTTAATAAATATACAATGAAACAAAAAAACGGTCACAGGTTACTTCCGTTTTATTATCATACAAACGAATTAAATGAATCAGGAACGATCTCTGATACAGTCAGCATTCTGTATTACTATTCCAAAACAGTTCATGAAGAAGATAAAACTTACAATTCAAGTCTTTTTGTTTATCCGATTATTTTTTATCAGACAAAAGATGTACTGAAGGATAAAGAAATTACACAGCAATTTTCTATTCTCCTTCCTCACTTTTATGATTTTGAGATAGACGAGTACGTAATCAAGCGACATTTATTTACACCTTTTAACTATCATGAAAACCATGTTTATAAAGATAATAATGGAGAATTAAAAGAAGATTATTTTCATGAGTATCTATTCTTTGCTTATTATACCGGCAAAGAATATGAAGATCGATTTAGAGGAGCTTTATTCGGTTTACTCGGATACGGTAACGAGGGTAATCGGAAATACCATAGAGCTCTTCCTTTTTATAGTTATTCCTCAAATGAAAAAAGCGATTCCCTCTCTTTATATCCTCTTCTGTACTTTTCTGATAACTATGAGTCGGAAAGTGATACTTATTATTCTGCTATTAACCCTCTATATTATTATAAGAATACAAAGAGTGTAAATAAGGATTCGGAATCAAAAAAGGAAGCCTATATTTTTCCTCTTCTCTTTTATTATAATTCCCATCCATCTACCTATAATTTCTTATTTCTTATTCATAATAAAACAACTGACTCAGAAAAAGTATCCTATTTCTTGCCTTTCTATTTTTATAATACAGATTATAAGGATTCTTTCAGTTTCTTTCTTTTCGGATACTATAGGGAAAAAAATGAAAATACAGATTCTCACAATTTTTTATATCTTTTTAGAAAAAAAGAGACTACATCTGGAGAAAAAAAATCCGAATATGCCTTGCTCTTTGATACATTTTATTCTTCCGAAGAAGGCGAAAAAAAGCAGAAACAGATTTTTTACGGTATAGTATATGATTCTTTATATATAGGAGAAAAAAATAATTACTCTGACTTTTTTTATTTTTGGAGTCTTAAAAATACTGATACCAAGACTTCTCAGAATTTCTTTCCGATTTTTTATCAGAACCAGACTTTTAATTCGAAGTCAAAAGAAGTGAATACAAAACATAGGAATATTCTAGTATTCTATGATACGAAAGAAGTAAAAAATCGTTTAAGAAGGTTTATACTCTTTCCCTACGGATATTTTGGGAAATATCAGTATAATAGCTTATCTAATGAACCCTATGAAACCAGTCACTTTTTATTTCCTTTTTATTATGATAATCGAACAGAGAAAAAAACGACTCTATTTATTACCCCACTCTATTTGAATTGGACAGAAAATACAAATGAACAGAATCTCTTATATTTATACCATCGAGAAAAATATGAGAATGGAGAATCCTATTGGAGTTTTATTTTTCATTCAATTTATTATGATAACCTGAATGATACAGCCAGATTCAAATTGCTGTACGGGTTTTTAACTAATTATCGCTATAAAAATTCAGATGATTTTTCTCTTCATTATTTAGGAATATTTGGATATACAAGAAATAAGGAGAGACACGAAAGTAACTTTTTCCCTATTTATTATAATGATGAAATCGAAAATAAATCCAGATTTCAGTGGTACGGAGCAGGAATCGCTTTTTATCATGATGAGGATGATAGGGAGTTATTTCAGCACAGTTTACTGGGTATATTATACTATCGTTCTAAAATGAAACAGCAAAATGAAGATACTTTAGCGATTCTTGCCGGAACTTTATATTATAGTAAAGCAAAAAAAATACGGGGTTACAACTCTTCCGGAAGTTTATGGGGCTGGCTCTGGGAGTATGAGACAGAAAGTGAAACAGACTTTTATAAGTTTTCTGTATTAAAGTTTTTTGGACTTGAACGAATCAAAGGTAAAACAAAATATAAAATATTAGGGATAAAGTTTTAATGTATTTATATGAAAAACCGGTAAAAAAAAGTTTTGAGAACAGCCATATACTTTTGGAACCTCTTTGTCTGAAACATGCTGTGAATCTATTTAACGCAGCTTCGGAAGATCCGGAAGTAACTTTTTATCACATGTTTTTTGGTCCTTTCGATGAACTGGAGAATATGCAGGAATGGATAATGAAGGAAAGTATGGATACTTCCAAATTTACTTTTGCTGTATATCGAAAACAATCAAAAAAATTTGTGGGAACCTTTTCTGTTTCAGAAATAGATTCGAATTACGGTACCGCGGAGTTATCCAGTATCTGGTATGCTACATCTGCCTGGGGAACAGAAACCAATCTCTGTGCTTCTTATTTACTCCTTGAATATTTCATGGAGAAACTTAAATACAGACGCCTTGTCTGGAAATGTGATGATACAAACACAAGAAGTAAGAATGCGGCTCTAAAGCTGGGGTTTAAACAGGAGGGAGTTTTCAGAAAGCACAAAATTATCAAAGGAAGAAATAGGGATACTGCCTGGTTTTCTATTATAGACGATGAATGGGAAGAAGTAAAAAGAATGCTGGAGAATCAGATAAATAATATAATGTAAACGAAGAACGGATCTGTTGGCTTTTTTATTCGGGTCGGAAAATGGATTGGGTCGACACATATCTACGAAGAGATGTGTAAGCTCCAAACAAAACTATATTTTAATAATCGCCACTATGTCTCGATAAAAAAGGTCGTTTTGTTGATAAGTGAAAAAAATATGAATGACGTAAAATAGCAGTTGACAATTTTTTTTAACTATATACATTGCTGCACGGTTGAAATGATGCTTTTGAAATGATGCTTTTGAAATGAATAATTCCGGAGCAAACACCTTTATTTGTAGATCTATGACGCTGATAAAAAGGCAGAAAAGTAGGTTCGTTTTTTCTGCACGCTTTTTTTTTCTTTATTTTAAATAAGCAGGCGTATTCATGGATTTTAAGGAGTATTTTAATTTCTTCCTCCTTTGAAATTGTAAAATTATATGATATTCGATAACTTATACGGATTATTCTCAAACGACATGGGGATTGACCTCGGAACAGCCAATACATTGGTGCATGTGAAAGGTCAGGGAATCGTGCTTTCTGAACCGAGCGTGGTGGCCGTACAGGCCTCTACAGGAAGGGTTTTAGCTGTCGGACAGGAAGCCAAGCGAATGCTCGGGCGTACTCCGGGAGATATTGTCGCCATCAGGCCAATGAAAGACGGGGTAATTGCGGATTTCGAAACTGTCGAGAAAATGATCCGCTATTTTATCAAAAAAGTTCACAATCGCACAACTTTCGTTAAACCAAGGATTGTCATCGGTGTTCCTTCCGGTATTACCGAGGTAGAAAGACGCGCGGTGAGAGAATCTGCGGAACAGGCAGGTGCGAGGGAGATCTACCTTATTGAAGAAGCTCTCGCAGCAGCGATAGGAGCCAATGTTCCCATTCACGAACCAGCGGGAAACATGATAGTAGATATCGGGGGAGGAACAACCGAAATTGCTGTTATTTCTCTAGGAGGAATGGTAATTGCTGAATCTATTCGTACCGGTGGAGATGAGTTTGATGAAGCTATCGTTAAATACCTGCGTAACCAGTATAATATGGTTATTGGGGACAGAACGGCTGAGGATATTAAACTAACCGTTGGAAATGCTTACATGGACAAGAGGATTGAAACCATGGAAGTAAAGGGTCGCGATGCTATTTCCGGCTTACCCCGTACTCTTGAACTGGATAGTAATGAAATACGTAAAGCCCTAAAAGAGCCGGTAGATGTCATTTTAGACGGAGTAAAGCGGGTTTTAGAGAAAACTCCTCCAGAGCTTTCTGCTGATATTGTAGAAAGAGGGATTATCCTTACCGGTGGTGGCTGCCTTTTAAGAGGCCTTGAATATTTTATTTCCCGTGAAACCGGAGTTCCGGTTTTTCGAGCTGAGAACCCCCTGACCTGCGTGGTATTAGGGACTGGAAAATACCTGGATGAGATAAAAAATATTAAATCCAGGTTAAAGTAAGACTATGTTATGTTCTGGGATAGAATCGGTCAATTTAAAGAGCTTGGCTCAGTTCTCTTCGTGGTTATCTTTTCGATAACATCCCTTGTCTGGAATGCTAATTTTGTAGTAAGAACAGTTTCCCATTCGCGTAAAGTGGGAAATATTATTTCTTCCTCCTTCCAGGCAATAGGAAACCTGTTTGGAAGGGTTTCCGAAAGGATGGAATCTTTTGAAAAAGTAAGGGGCGAGAGAGATAATTATCTAAAGAAAGTAGAAAAATACGAGCTGGAACTTTTAGAAAAACAAAAACTGGAGGAAGAAAACCGAAAGTTAAAAGCTGAATTGGATTTCAAAGTTCCGGATGGCTATTCTGTTATTAAGGCCAAAGTATTAACTGTTCGCTTAAATACCATTTACCGAACCATTATAATCAATAAGGGAAAAGCACAGGGTATTCAGAATTATATGCCCGTTATTGCTCGTCTTCCCGATAATCCGGATATTAAATATGCTGTTGTAGGAAAGGTGATCGCTGTAAGTGAAGAATCTTCCATTATTCAACCGCTGGTAAATTCAAGTTTTAGCATGGGAGTACAGCTCCCCGGCGTGGATATATGGGCTATGTTATCAGGAAATTCCGGAAAGGCAATGGAAGTTATTTTAAATTATCTGGATAGCCGCTTAATTATAAAATCAAAAAACAATGAAACCATTACCGGTCTTGTCGGGCGGCCTGTATATTCTTCAGGTGGAAGTGGAGTATTTCCTTCCGGCATTCCTGTAGGCGTGATTACGCGGGAGGGTCCACAGGAAGGAACTTTCCGTACTGCCTATGTAGCACCTTATACAAAGTTCAATGATCTGGAATATGTAACGGTAATTAAAAAACTTCCAAACAAATGGAAAGAAGCCTGGCCGAAAGAGAGAGAACCTGAACTGGAAGATCCGATTCTGGAAGAACCCCTTTATCCGGATAAGGATAGTGAGGCTAGCGAAGAGGTGCATTTTCGACCGAGAAAACTCCAGTCAAAATCTAAAACTACAAAACCAAAACCAGAAAAGCAAGGGAAAGAAGATAAAGTCCAGGCTAAGAACAAGAAAAAATCAACTTACGAGGATGAGAATGAGGAAGATGATTTCCTTATAAAAGACGGAAACGAGGAATGATGATTGAAAAAATTATGACTGGTGCCGGGATTTTGCTTGTGCACTTTTTAAATCGCTCCCCTTACCTGGATCTAAGCGATAAACTTCCGTTTCATTTTCAGCCTGATTTGATGTTCATCTTTGTGATCTTTTTTTCTCTCAGAAGAGGTGCTTTAACCGGACTCTGGGTGGGTTTTTTTGGAGGACTCTTAACTGACCTGGATCAGGGAGCAGTAGATTCTACGGCGGTGATTCATTCCATGATAGGTCTTCATACCTTTAGCTACTC
Encoded proteins:
- the mreC gene encoding rod shape-determining protein MreC; its protein translation is MFWDRIGQFKELGSVLFVVIFSITSLVWNANFVVRTVSHSRKVGNIISSSFQAIGNLFGRVSERMESFEKVRGERDNYLKKVEKYELELLEKQKLEEENRKLKAELDFKVPDGYSVIKAKVLTVRLNTIYRTIIINKGKAQGIQNYMPVIARLPDNPDIKYAVVGKVIAVSEESSIIQPLVNSSFSMGVQLPGVDIWAMLSGNSGKAMEVILNYLDSRLIIKSKNNETITGLVGRPVYSSGGSGVFPSGIPVGVITREGPQEGTFRTAYVAPYTKFNDLEYVTVIKKLPNKWKEAWPKEREPELEDPILEEPLYPDKDSEASEEVHFRPRKLQSKSKTTKPKPEKQGKEDKVQAKNKKKSTYEDENEEDDFLIKDGNEE
- a CDS encoding histidine kinase, coding for MRSHFHYTKGLLFPVLVIICIFIFQYFSLYFVNYKFQSRPEETRNFLLDVSIIFLLNTIGFILLWFYGRFKEKKSIRSLLDSNRDRLDYLSAVDKLKDKLLSLNSIPSICTTITSFIENTFHVNWSKLYLWDEEQGVFRPHPSSELIDDHFYVYDPFLLWLADNDGIFSPDNFESFEELEKIKHPARDFFSKSDASLVIPLTMNNSLLGILCISSKISELNFHRIELERFYDIKSISVMSLSNAIFYSRLTQLTENLETKVKERTRALEEAQSQLVMSEKMASLGVMVAGIAHEINTPAGVINGSADNLEGNMQHVFKNISTLCKFFQDEELKIKVEKLLDTILNSENKTIIDNRSKFKFKKALKEKHAEKDLKDPLLTEICNFIIEKKLLEIDELLVDIVKVGGNEVFQYIANVTSMQRNQKNIKYSIKNIVRIVRALKYYSHLDQASFAEADLVEGIENTLIILNSQIKHGIKVIRSYDNIPRVFCNIDELNQVWTNVIQNAIHAMKGEGNLEIKTYLLDELFVCVEVIDTGCGIPIEIQDRIWDPFFTTKDQGEGSGLGLGIVKGIIEKHKGKIEFSSETGKTSFRIVLPISVKNS
- the mreD gene encoding rod shape-determining protein MreD; protein product: MMIEKIMTGAGILLVHFLNRSPYLDLSDKLPFHFQPDLMFIFVIFFSLRRGALTGLWVGFFGGLLTDLDQGAVDSTAVIHSMIGLHTFSYSIIGYLMGKFGRNAYNENFLSISITMFVLTLLVRGVTFTLYIFFFKADEKNYAFFGTAFFNSILSPIFFSALSWIYRMESAEVSNE
- the rsgA gene encoding ribosome small subunit-dependent GTPase A codes for the protein MSTVKEKFILSRIYGAIYEIYNPQFGNVHAVLKGRLRLGRSEERHPFVVGDRILAEPGTGEEWVILEKEERKNFLTRKSVFADTHVLCSNVDNLLIIASLESPVTKDSFIDRCLAAAFFGKIHPLIVFNKTDLAKNALIEDKQEKYNHLGYEVYTVSCLEEGSIEVLKNRIAGQTTFFAGNSGVGKSSLLNLISGIKIQSIGNVSISTQKGRHTTTNTRAIFLEENTILIDSPGIKEWGLLHLQVHEALETFPEFWSLKEECQSVDCCNGSKRCEILKNREDIEISPERKKSLEAILQSIQKPGKHKTSVYTRKTRR
- a CDS encoding rod shape-determining protein — its product is MIFDNLYGLFSNDMGIDLGTANTLVHVKGQGIVLSEPSVVAVQASTGRVLAVGQEAKRMLGRTPGDIVAIRPMKDGVIADFETVEKMIRYFIKKVHNRTTFVKPRIVIGVPSGITEVERRAVRESAEQAGAREIYLIEEALAAAIGANVPIHEPAGNMIVDIGGGTTEIAVISLGGMVIAESIRTGGDEFDEAIVKYLRNQYNMVIGDRTAEDIKLTVGNAYMDKRIETMEVKGRDAISGLPRTLELDSNEIRKALKEPVDVILDGVKRVLEKTPPELSADIVERGIILTGGGCLLRGLEYFISRETGVPVFRAENPLTCVVLGTGKYLDEIKNIKSRLK
- a CDS encoding GNAT family N-acetyltransferase — encoded protein: MYLYEKPVKKSFENSHILLEPLCLKHAVNLFNAASEDPEVTFYHMFFGPFDELENMQEWIMKESMDTSKFTFAVYRKQSKKFVGTFSVSEIDSNYGTAELSSIWYATSAWGTETNLCASYLLLEYFMEKLKYRRLVWKCDDTNTRSKNAALKLGFKQEGVFRKHKIIKGRNRDTAWFSIIDDEWEEVKRMLENQINNIM